In Erpetoichthys calabaricus chromosome 2, fErpCal1.3, whole genome shotgun sequence, a genomic segment contains:
- the LOC127526578 gene encoding neurotensin receptor type 1-like — MNKSSLVTTAFCLDYLLDYNRSMQSGLTNLPNFSQQGRDHLFIGATQREPQLIAIPVTAFYALLFVFGILANGLSILTLMRNGRMKTSAIRFYLLSLTLSDILLLMTIPITLYRYYWQYYPWRLSDPVCKLYFMIRQVYCSSTSWTIVAFTAERYVAICHPMWSISGLRQSRLPYFLIAIWVLSLGSSTPFGLVYGQANACILDYTSTSPDGAMLYSTVCELLETEPYPIYKGALQMRGILCFLVPLASIFSLYILIFCHLQQNSRNREKMGLRRMETSPHQSADKKSCGKLPFSEKRALQLMGAVIVAFFVCNFPDLASSLMHVYINKWSTAVHTLYIVLKSYLSLPLWYVSSALDPIIFCISSSTFRSACHKTLGPILPSYGKAASGSRRADPWVICGSCCMKEESAEGGRGGSRATTSHLSRRSTWTLNSSVREQSEGTGFMLQNGDPQLLSLRTLYGDEVPEKI; from the exons ATGAATAAATCTTCACTTGTCACCACAGCTTTCTGCTTGGACTACCTACTGGACTACAATCGCTCAATGCAGAGTGGCCTGACTAATCTGCCCAATTTTAGCCAGCAAGGCCGTGACCATCTATTTATTGGTGCCACCCAGAGGGAGCCTCAGCTCATTGCCATTCCTGTAACAGCATTTTATGCTTTGCTATTTGTTTTTGGGATTCTAGCTAATGGGCTGAGCATTCTTACCCTAATGAGAAATGGCCGCATGAAAACCAGTGCTATTCGTTTCTACCTGCTCAGCCTGACCTTATCAGACATCCTGCTTTTGATGACCATTCCTATCACTCTCTACCGTTACTACTGGCAGTACTACCCATGGCGCCTGAGCGACCCTGTGTGCAAGCTCTACTTCATGATTAGACAAGTTTACTGCAGCAGCACAAGTTGGACAATTGTTGCATTCACTGCTGAGCGTTATGTGGCAATATGCCACCCAATGTGGTCCATTAGTGGACTTCGCCAGTCTCGTCTGCCTTACTTCTTGATTGCCATTTGGGTTTTGTCCTTAGGAAGTTCAACCCCTTTTGGACTTGTTTATGGCCAAGCTAATGCTTGCATCCTGGACTACACCTCCACATCTCCAGATGGTGCCATGTTGTACTCCACAGTATGTGAGCTGCTTGAAACGGAGCCCTATCCCATCTACAAAGGTGCTCTTCAGATGAGAGGAATCCTCTGTTTTCTGGTGCCTCTAGCCTCCATCTTCAGCCTTTACATCctcattttttgccatttacagCAGAACAGCCGCAACCGAGAGAAAATGGGATTGAGGCGGATGGAAACGTCTCCACACCAGTCCGCAGACAAAAAATCCTGTGGGAAGCTGCCATTCTCAGAAAAGAGGGCCCTTCAGCTCATGG GGGCTGTTATTGTGGCTTTCTTTGTGTGCAACTTCCCGGACTTGGCCTCTTCCCTGATGCATGTCTACATCAACAAGTGGTCCACAGCAGTGCACACCCTCTACATCGTCCTCAAGTCTTACTTGTCTCTGCCACTCTGGTATGTCAGTAGTGCCCTGGACCCGATTATCTTCTGCATATCCTCCTCAACATTCCGCAGTGCCTGTCACAAGACTTTGGGGCCCATCCTGCCCTCCTATGGCAAAGCTGCCTCTGGATCAAGGAGAGCAGACCCATGGGTCATATGCGGTAGCTGCTGCATGAAAGAAGAAAgtgcagaaggaggaagaggtggaagCCGAGCCACAACCAGCCATTTGAGTCGCAGATCCACCTGGACACTCAACTCCTCAGTAAGGGAGCAGAGCGAGGGCACTGGATTTATGTTGCAAAATGGAGATCCCCAGCTCCTCTCACTGCGCACTCTCTATGGAGATGAAGTGCCAGAGAAGATCTGA